The window CCACATTCGTGTTCCACGAGTGCCATACTAACCCACCGGGCAGTGTTGCGTTAGAGGGAATCGGCGAGGTTGATAGCGTGCGGGCATCGCCAACCGTCATGCGATTATTCAGGGGCAAGTTGCCGATGGCTATGCCCGTCAGCGGCGCAATAACAGTCAGCTGCACCGTCTGCCAGCCAACACTCCAATTCCCCGTGCGGACGCTAATATCAACCGTCCCCGTTTGCTGTGCCGTAACACGCCCATTTTGGTCAACCGTTGCCACATTCGTGTTCCACGAGTGCCATACTAACCCACCGGGCAGTGTTGCGTTAGAGGGAATCGGCGAGGTTGATAA of the Oscillospiraceae bacterium genome contains:
- a CDS encoding Ig-like domain-containing protein; the protein is LSTSPIPSNATLPGGLVWHSWNTNVATVDQNGRVTAQQTGTVDISVRTGNWSVGWQTVQLTVIAPLTGIAIGNLPLNNRMTVGDARTLSTSPIPSNATLPGGLVWHSWNTNVATVDQNGRVTAQQTGTVDISVRTGNWSVGWQTVQLTVVAPAAPNITITWNGNRGFPTRVGGSHTCRAGGYEGRCARTSHNIYVKCK